The genomic interval GATTTAATTGGGATAGATGATGATGAAGAAGACGTTGACGGCAGTGACGGCGATGGCCGTGGTGGTTCCATTGCTCAGTGGAGCTGAAACAGAGCGGGTTGAGGTTAAGCTTGATCCGGGGAAAGTCCGGAATATCGGAGGTGTATCGGTTTTTGACCGGAATCAGTTTATTACGATTCACGAAGGGTTCGGCTCGACGGACCTTGAAGATGCCGATCTGAAATACATTGAAGAGGTGCTGGAAGCCAATTACGGCCGTGACGGCGGTCTGATCTCGTGGATGGCGGAGGATCTTCCGGCTGATCCGGATAATCCGGATATGCCGGATGTAAGCCGGCTCAAGGCTTTGTTTAAAAAGAAATTCCGCGATGAATATGCCGGGCGGAGGATGAATCCCTCAAATATGGAGAAGGTGATTCTGTGCACTCACCCGGAAATCATGCACGGGCATGCAGGCAATACCTCGACACCGTGGGGACCGAAAACGCCGGAAGCGACGGCGGAATTCACTGCTCAGTTTCTGAAACACGCCTTTTCCGATGCCGAACGGCCGAAGATTCTTGAGGTGTATAATGAACCTTTTGTGAAAGCTAAAAAAATTCCATGTACTATTGAAGAGATGTGTGAACAGCACAATGTAGTGGCCCGCCGGGTGAAAGAACTGAATCCGGATGTGATGGTCGGCGGCTATTCGGCGGCCTGGGTGGAGGTTGAGAGCCGGAATTTTGACCACTGGAACGGCTGGCAGAAAACATTTATGGATATTGCCGGGGAAAACATGGATTTCTGGTCATATCATATTTATGACGGGGTCAATGTGCAGGGCACTCCCCGCAATCGGACGGGCAGCAATTCCGAGGCGATCATGGATCTGATCGATACCTACAGCCACATAAAGTTCGGTGTGGCCAAACCGATTATGATTACTGAGTACGGCAAGATTCCGGAAGGGAATATGAATACCATGCCCTACAGCGCGGAGCGGTCGGCCGGTATGCTCTATTCGGCGATGGGGCAGCTGATGACCTATATGGATCATCCGGACCGTCTTATGCGCACCATTCCGTTTTTTCTGGGTAAAGCCACCTGGACCTACGATATGACGGAGAATCCGGTGCCCGGCGAGGCCAACCCGTTTCTGCTTTGGCGCAGATTGGCCGATGGTTCATTTGCGGAAACCGATTTGACGCTGTTCTACTATTTTTGGAAAGGGGTCAACGGGGAATGGCGCCAGAGCAGTTCCTCCAATCCGGATGTGCGGGTGCATATGCTGGCCGACGGCAATCGGCTGAATGTTATTCTTATGAATCTGGACGAAGATTCGAAACAGGTCGGTCTTTCGGGGTTGAGCGGTCTGATTCCGGAACGTGTCATGATCCGTTCGCTGACGACCAACTGTGAACGGCCGATTCTCGGCGAGCATCCTGTAAGTGCCATTCCTTCGAGCCTCGATATGGAAGAGGGTGATGTGGTGATGCTGATGATTGATCTGAAGGAGCCGCTTCGGACAAATGGTCAGGTTCGCGAACATCGTGTTTATGCAACAGATTATCTGCAGGATATAGAAGCCGGAAAGAAGGTCAGGTTTACATTCCGGGATGTTCCGACCGGAAAAGGAACGGCCGTACTGCGTCTTTCGCCGGGACGGGAGCTGGGAAAACAGCCGCTGCCTTCGACCATTTCGCTGAATGGAACAGAACTGGAAATTCCGACCAACTGGGCGGGGGATGATCAGGAGGGGCGGGCCAACTTTTTCGGTATGGTTGAGTTCCGTGTGCCGATGGAGGCCCTGAAGAAAACCAGTGTGCTGGAAATGATCTATCCGGATACCGGCGGGAAAGTGGCCTGTGCGGTTCTGCAGGTGAATTTGAATAA from Verrucomicrobia bacterium S94 carries:
- a CDS encoding beta-agarase; protein product: MKKTLTAVTAMAVVVPLLSGAETERVEVKLDPGKVRNIGGVSVFDRNQFITIHEGFGSTDLEDADLKYIEEVLEANYGRDGGLISWMAEDLPADPDNPDMPDVSRLKALFKKKFRDEYAGRRMNPSNMEKVILCTHPEIMHGHAGNTSTPWGPKTPEATAEFTAQFLKHAFSDAERPKILEVYNEPFVKAKKIPCTIEEMCEQHNVVARRVKELNPDVMVGGYSAAWVEVESRNFDHWNGWQKTFMDIAGENMDFWSYHIYDGVNVQGTPRNRTGSNSEAIMDLIDTYSHIKFGVAKPIMITEYGKIPEGNMNTMPYSAERSAGMLYSAMGQLMTYMDHPDRLMRTIPFFLGKATWTYDMTENPVPGEANPFLLWRRLADGSFAETDLTLFYYFWKGVNGEWRQSSSSNPDVRVHMLADGNRLNVILMNLDEDSKQVGLSGLSGLIPERVMIRSLTTNCERPILGEHPVSAIPSSLDMEEGDVVMLMIDLKEPLRTNGQVREHRVYATDYLQDIEAGKKVRFTFRDVPTGKGTAVLRLSPGRELGKQPLPSTISLNGTELEIPTNWAGDDQEGRANFFGMVEFRVPMEALKKTSVLEMIYPDTGGKVACAVLQVNLNN